ATGACGACGATCACGATCAGGGCGATGAGCATGGCGCTGTCTCTCTTCTCGGGTTGGTACAGGTCCTAGCACGATCTGGGCCGGCGGTCACCAGGACCCGCCGCCACCTCCGCCGCCGCCACCGCCGCCGGAGAAGCCACCGCCCCCGCCGCCGGACGACGACGAGGTCTGGGTGGCGTTGTAGGAGGAGATGGCCGAGTCCACCGTGCTGCTGAAGCTGTCGACCATCGAGTCGACGTACGACGCGGTGTGCGACCCGGCGTAGGCCCCGGCGAAGTAGCCCGGCACCGGCGGCTCCTCGCCGACCTCGATGCGGTACTTCTGCGCCCACTCGTCCGCGCAGTCCAGGGCCACCGCCCACGGGATGTAGGCGGTGTAGAGCTCCTTGCGGCCGGAGAAGTCGAAGCGCTGCTTGCTCGACGGCGTGGCCAGCATCCGCCGGAACCCGCCGACGCGCGACCACAGGTCCCGGCCGGTGCGGGTGCGCGTGGTGCTCGAGCCGGTCGCCATCAGCGAGGTGCCGCCGACCGCGAAGCCGCCGGGGATCAGCCCGACCATCGTCATGTTGACCGGGTTCCAGATCGCGGCCACCAGCACCGCCGCGAAGCCCGCCAGCACGAGCAGCCCGCCGGTCCCGCCGAGCCCGTTGGAGACCATGGTCCCCGAGCTGCGGCCCCACACCTCGACGCTCTTCTCGAACCGGTCCAGCTCGCTCTTGAGCCGCTTGCCGGCCGCGACGTCCTTCTTGCTGGCCGTGAACGCCGTGCCGGGGCCACCGAGGATGTGCGCGATGTCGGTGCTGACGGGATCCAGCCCGGCCCAGCCCTGCGGCCCGGCCTTGTCCTTGATGGTCCAGGAGTCGTCGGCGCCCCGGGTGAGGTCGACGGCGCCCTTCTCCGCGGCGTACATCAGGGTCGCGACGTACGTCGAGCGGTCGACGGTCTCGCTGTAGATGTACTTCGCCTGGGCCGGCCCGATGCCGTCCGGCGGCGCGTAGAGGACCGGGAAGCCCGGCGCCTTCTCGCGCGACTTGGCGCCCAGCACCGAGCCGATCGCCGTGGCCACCGCGGCCAGCAGGAGCACCAGCACCAGCACCCACAGGTGGCTGGACAGCACCCGGTCCCAGCGGCCCGGCCACGGCACCGAGTGCCCCGGGTCCGGCGTGGCCATGTCGAGGCCGGTGCCGATGGTGACCGGCGTGCGCGGGCCGATCGGGCCGGTGGTGACGGTCAGGTCCTTGGTGCCGGCGCCCTGGGCGGTGCACCCGTCGCTGGCGTTGTCGCCGACCGCGCACTTGACCTCGTCGGCGCTGTCGGTCGGCAGGTGCACGGTCAGCGTGGACTGGCTGATGCTCTGCTGCCACCCGCGCGGGACCAGCTGCCAGTAGAACATCGTGGGGACGTCGTCCCCGGTGATGCTCTCCTGGTTCTCCTGGAGCACCCCGTCGATGTGGTACTTGAGCACGTAGGTGTGCTCGCCGGTGTCCAGGGTGACGTCGGCCGAGCCGATCTTGGCCACCCGGAAGCGCCCGTGGTCCTCGTCGCTCATCTCGAACGGCTCCGGGCTGCCGTCCATGGTCACCGAGACGTCCTCGGGGATCAGCCGGGCGTGCGGGTTGTTGGGGTCGACCTTGTCCCAGAACCGGAAGATGCCGTGCTTGCCGAAGTACGGGAAGTCGACGGTCAGCGTCTCCGTCACGTCCAGGTCGCCGTTCTCGGCCACCGTGAAGTCCGCGACGTAGTTGGTGATCGTGGTCTCCTCCGAGACCGGGTCCACCGAGCCGTTGCCGTAGAAGAGGACGGGGATGCACAGGAGGAGGGCGATCACCGCCAGGCCGATCGCGGTCCCCACGAGCCGTTTCACGATGCGCCACCCTAGGGGGTGGCGGGTCCTGGCGTCTGTAGTCCGAGCGGGTCACCGGTCCCGGGTCTGTCCCGCGCGCTGTCAGGTCCGGAAACCGGTGTCGGTGTGTCGGTGCCGGGTGGCATCGTCGGCGACGATGTCCGCCGCCTCCCCCGCCCCCTCCCCAGCACCGTCGGGCTTCTGGCGCGCCCTGCCCCGCGAGGGCCGGCTGATGCTCTCCATCGTCGTGGTCGAGTTCCTCGGCACCGGCCTGGTCCTGCCGTTCACCGTCGTCTACCTCCACGAGGTCCGCGGCTTCGACCTCGGCGACGTCGGCCTGCTCCTCGGCCTCCCGCCCCTCATGGGCCTGCTCATCGTCGGCCCCGGCGGCTCCGCCATCGATCGCCTCGGCGCCCGCCGCATCCAGCTCGGCGTGCTCACCCTCATGGCCGTCAGCAACGTGCTGCTGGCCATGGCCCGCACCGAGACCGTCGCCGCCGTCGCCCTCGCCGTCCAGGGCATCGCCTTCGGCGCCAGCTGGCCCGCCTGGCAGGCCGTCGTGGCCAGCGTGATCCCCAGCCAGCTGCGGCAGCGCTACTTCGGCGTGAACTTCACCCTGCTCAACCTCGGCGTCGGCATCGGCGGCGTGGTCGGCGGCCTGTTCGTGGACGTGGACAACGCCGCCTCCTTCCAGGCCATCTACCTGGCCGACGGCGCGTCGTACCTCCCCGCCCTGCTGCTCCTCCTCGGCCCGCTGCGCCACATCGGCGCCGCCGTCACCCGATCCTCAGCCGACGCGGACGCCCCCGCCACCGGCTACCTGGCCGTCTTCCGCTCCCCCGCCATGGCCACGCTCACCGTGCTCAGCTTCGTGTCCTCCTACGTCGGCTACTCCCAGCTCAACACCGGCTTCCCGGCGTACGCCCGCGCCGTCGGCGAGGTCTCCACCCGCGGCCTCGGCCTGGCCTTCGGCGCCAACACACTGGTCATCGTGCTGCTCCAGCTCGTGGTCCTGCAGCGCATCGAGGGCCGCAGGCGCACGCGCGTGATCGCGGTGATGGGCGTGGTCTGGAGCCTGGCCTGGCTGCTGCTCGGCTTGTCCGGGCTGGTGTCAGGGACGCTGGGCGCCACCCTGCTGGTGGCCGCGTG
This genomic window from Nocardioides anomalus contains:
- a CDS encoding MFS transporter — its product is MSAASPAPSPAPSGFWRALPREGRLMLSIVVVEFLGTGLVLPFTVVYLHEVRGFDLGDVGLLLGLPPLMGLLIVGPGGSAIDRLGARRIQLGVLTLMAVSNVLLAMARTETVAAVALAVQGIAFGASWPAWQAVVASVIPSQLRQRYFGVNFTLLNLGVGIGGVVGGLFVDVDNAASFQAIYLADGASYLPALLLLLGPLRHIGAAVTRSSADADAPATGYLAVFRSPAMATLTVLSFVSSYVGYSQLNTGFPAYARAVGEVSTRGLGLAFGANTLVIVLLQLVVLQRIEGRRRTRVIAVMGVVWSLAWLLLGLSGLVSGTLGATLLVAACASVFAFGETLLQPTIPALVNDLAPDHLRGRYNALSSGAFQLAAVIAPPVSGFLIGHALGSVYVGMLVVGCLLCGLLALARLEPQLPRHVNGVRARRRRRTVRSCRRWCHRRSEAPPARGPWLWKAASFRSHQCLTPCRGRQGRLRRRKRRTARGLRPEGVRP
- a CDS encoding DUF2207 domain-containing protein translates to MKRLVGTAIGLAVIALLLCIPVLFYGNGSVDPVSEETTITNYVADFTVAENGDLDVTETLTVDFPYFGKHGIFRFWDKVDPNNPHARLIPEDVSVTMDGSPEPFEMSDEDHGRFRVAKIGSADVTLDTGEHTYVLKYHIDGVLQENQESITGDDVPTMFYWQLVPRGWQQSISQSTLTVHLPTDSADEVKCAVGDNASDGCTAQGAGTKDLTVTTGPIGPRTPVTIGTGLDMATPDPGHSVPWPGRWDRVLSSHLWVLVLVLLLAAVATAIGSVLGAKSREKAPGFPVLYAPPDGIGPAQAKYIYSETVDRSTYVATLMYAAEKGAVDLTRGADDSWTIKDKAGPQGWAGLDPVSTDIAHILGGPGTAFTASKKDVAAGKRLKSELDRFEKSVEVWGRSSGTMVSNGLGGTGGLLVLAGFAAVLVAAIWNPVNMTMVGLIPGGFAVGGTSLMATGSSTTRTRTGRDLWSRVGGFRRMLATPSSKQRFDFSGRKELYTAYIPWAVALDCADEWAQKYRIEVGEEPPVPGYFAGAYAGSHTASYVDSMVDSFSSTVDSAISSYNATQTSSSSGGGGGGFSGGGGGGGGGGGSW